From Oryza brachyantha chromosome 9, ObraRS2, whole genome shotgun sequence, a single genomic window includes:
- the LOC102721477 gene encoding two-component response regulator-like PRR95 translates to MGGGGVEERRVVDLEEGDGEEGEDAVAVAAAAGESSRETRMLPKMPVRVLLAEGDDSTRHIICALLRKCGYRVAAASDGVKAWDILKEKSFNIDLVLTEVELPLMSGFLLLSTIMEHDACKNIPVIMMSSNDSVSMVFKCMLKGAADFLVKPIRKNELRNLWQHVWRKQLSNGGLDMQHTQQEDNITERHEQKTGITKADHVTENDDPKNMECSEQESDAQSSCTRSELEADSRHTNNLLEYKQPMGRFSKPDQRNTEKNGGTKLQAINDGNLVPRREEDASPMRMTYSNDINCEKPSRDMELVHIIDNQQKNNTHMEMDVARTNSRGNDDKCFSIPAHQLELSLRRSDYSRLENQEKNERRTLNHSTSSPFSLYNCRTALSTVNAGDAQACSTSATHKDLENKHGDSTTPIQDKRETNQPPIRVVPFPVPVGGLTFDGQPFWNGAPVASLFYPQSAPPIWNSKTSTWQDATTQATSLQRPKDIDPKLVENAEEQTARSHQSANLKHLRIEIPTDEPRHVSPTTGESGSSTVLDSARKTLSGSVCDSSSNHMNAPTESSNTVKISPENPSTEGLRHLSQREVALNKFRLKRKDRCFEKKVRYQSRKLLAEQRPRVKGQFVRQDHSVPGS, encoded by the exons atggggggagggggagtggaggagaggagggtggTGGACTTGGAGGAAGGGGAtggggaggaaggggaggatgcggtggcggtggcggcggcggcgggggagtcGAGCAGGGAGACGCGGATGCTGCCGAAGATGCCGGTGCGGGTGCTGCTCGCCGAGGGCGACGACTCCACGCGCCACATCATCTGCGCGCTGCTCCGCAAGTGCGGCTACCGAG TTGCTGCCGCCTCTGATGGTGTGAAGGCGTGGGACATACTAAAGGAAAAATCTTTCAATATAGACCTTGTTTTAACTGAAGTTGAACTTCCCTTGATGTCTGGGTTCCTGCTGCTCTCCACGATCATGGAACATGACGCATGCAAGAATATCCCTGTCATAA TGATGTCTTCAAATGATTCTGTTAGCATGGTTTTCAAATGCATGCTAAAGGGTGCTGCAGACTTCCTTGTTAAGCCAATAAGGAAGAATGAGTTAAGGAACTTGTGGCAGCATGTTTGGAGAAAACAGCTG TCAAATGGTGGTCTTGATATGCAGCATACTCAACAAGAAGATAATATTACAGAAAGACATGAGCAGAAGACTGGAATCACAAAAGCGGACCATGTGACTGAAAATGATGATCCCAAAAACATGGAATGCAGTGAACAAGAAAGTGATGCTCAG AGTTCTTGTACAAGGTCAGAACTGGAGGCTGACAGTAGGCACACCAACAATTTACTGGAATATAAGCAGCCCATGGGAAGGTTCTCAAAGCCTGACCAAAGAAACACCGAGAAAAATGGAGGGACTAAACTTCAAG CAATTAATGATGGTAACTTGGTTccaaggagggaggaggatgcATCACCAATGAGGATGACATATTCGAATGATATTAATTGTGAGAAACCCTCCAGAGATATGGAGCTAGTTCATATCATTGATAATCAGCAGAAGAATAACACACATATGGAGATGGATGTTGCGAGAACAAATTCCCGTGGAAATGATGACAAATGCTTCTCCATCCCAGCACACCAGTTGGAACTTTCTCTCAGAAGATCTGACTACAGTAGATTAGAGAACCAGGAGAAGAATGAACGAAGAACACTGAACCACTCAACTTCATCTCCATTTTCCTT GTACAACTGCAGGACTGCATTATCTACTGTTAATGCTGGTGATGCTCAGGCATGTAGCACCTCAGCAACACATAAGGATCTCGAAAACAAACATGGAGATTCCACAACTCCTATTCAAGACAAGAGGGAAACAAATCAACCTCCCATTAGAGTTGTACCTTTTCCTGTTCCTGTTGGAGGCCTCACGTTTGATGGACAGCCATTCTGGAACGGTGCACCTGTGGCATCCCTTTTCTATCCACAATCAGCTCCTCCCATTTGGAATAGCAAGACATCTACCTGGCAGGATGCAACCACACAAGCAACTTCGCTGCAGCGTCCAAAAGATATCGATCCTAAGCTGGTTGAAAATGCAGAGGAACAGACTGCTCGAAGTCATCAAAGTGCTAACCTGAAACATCTGCGTATTGAAATCCCTACAGATGAGCCGCGGCATGTTTCTCCAACGACCGGTGAAAGCGGGAGTAGCACTGTGCTGGACAGTGCCAGAAAAACGCTCAGTGGCAGTGTCTGTGACAGCTCTTCCAACCACATGAATGCCCCTACTGAATCCTCAAATACAGTTAAGATTTCTCCTGAAAATCCTAGCACTGAAGGTTTACGACACCTGAGCCAACGGGAGGTTGCACTGAACAAGTTCCGGCTTAAGAGGAAAGACAGGTGCTTTGAGAAGAAG GTGCGGTACCAGAGCAGGAAGCTACTTGCAGAGCAGAGACCACGGGTTAAGGGTCAGTTTGTTCGGCAAGATCATAGTGTCCCAGGGAGCTAG